The genomic interval AGGAACCCGGAAATTTATTGTCAGCCAATAGTGCTACGTATCTGTTGGGAGCCAGTGTATCGGTGCCTATTTATGAAGGGAACCGTAACCGGAATAATGTGCTCATTGCCCAGCACCAGGCACAGGCTATATCTGCCACCTATCAGCAACGGGTACTTACAGCAGGACGGGAGATAGAAACGGCGCTTGCTAATCTGCAGATTCTCTCGGAACAGATAAACAGCCAGCAACAGGCATTAGAATCTGCCCGAAGAACCAGGCTGTATGCCCATGAACTCTATGTGAAGGGATTAACGACTTTTCTGGAAGTAGTAGATGCCGAACGAACCACTCTGGAACTGGAAAGGCAGGCAGTTAATCTGAAAGGACAGCAGGCGATCTATACAATCTCCCTCATCAAAGCAATTGGCGGAAGCTGGTAAGGAAATTGTTTTATTCTTTACTTTTCAACGTTTAGCAAACTCACAGACGGTGAGAGCCAGAAAGAATGTATATCTTAAGGGATATCCATATATCAACAGGTTGCTAAGGCACTTGATAGCTACATATACTCAATAAGTTTGATTTGCTCAAACGATTGGATTTGATTGCTCCGATCTGTTTTCATGTTCGAACAGGTTTATGTTGGCAACCACTTGTCCATGGTCTGTAACATAAAATGGTTTTCTGTCAGAGGAAATGGTTTTGTCAATGATATGGTCGTTATAAAGCCGGACATCAATAATTCTTCCGATCTTTTTTGTATTCAACTCCGCAAAGTGATTGCTGATGAAAATATTATCCAGGCTTTCATAATGGCCATTGTGGATATAGGTATAATGATAGTTTTCTATACTTTTTCGTGCCTGCACATCTTTGCTGTTTTGAAATACATGTTTCCACCGGTTTATTTTTTCCTCTACGGGCAGTTGATGAAAAGGAGGTTCTCCTAATATCGCCTGACTGGTAACAGCCGTATCGTTGTCATTTAAATCTCCTAAGATAATAATGGGTTTTGATTCATTTTTAGCGATTTCATCAGATAGAATCTGCCGGATGCCAGCCGATTCAATGCCCCGGCGAATGAGGGAACGGATTTTTCCTTTCGCCGCCTCAAAGTAACTTGCTGAGTCCGGGGTAATTCCTTCAGGAAGCGTAGGACGTTTCGATTTCAAATGAACCACACAAACCAGCATAGAAATCCTGGCCGTTAATTGTATTTCTGCCATCAGTACTCCTCTCGAAAACCGATTTATGGGAATAAGAATGGGGGTGCTTTCCAGGTTTGGATCTAATGCATTCTCGTCAAAAAAATCAAAAACAAAAGGTATACCTTCGATTACTTCGGCTCGCAGGATAGGAAACCTGCTTAAAATGGCGTTTACCGGCCTTATTCCGGTAGGCTTGGCAACAAACAGGTGCCAGTTTTCAAAGGTAGTGCCGGTTAAACAGTCTCTTAAGGCTTTTTCTTCAAAAATTTCCTGGAAGCCTATAATGTCTGCGTTCATTTTCAGAAGCTGGCTTTTAATCCAGGAAATTTTGAGTTCGTATCCTTGCGAAGTGAAACGTGGGTGAGACTCCTCATAAATCGGACGATTAGCGGTAATCAGGTTTTCTACATTAAAAGTGGCTACTGAAAATTTCATAGGTGTTGTATCGATAAATATTTAAGGATGAACATAAGTTTTTATATACGGATTATTTATCAAATCCATTGAAACCCTTTTAGAAAGTATACAGGTAAGCAGATTACTTAAAATTGAGAGAGCAACTCTGGATTATCCTACAGCCGCAATTTATTAACTCAGGAATAGGGTCAGGGTAGAATTTTTTTCAAGATTATAGAAAAACATGTAAGGATTAGAGAAAATTATATAGATTGGCAGCAAGAATATATGTAACTGTTTAACAATATCTTACTGGATTGGAAGCGGCTGGTGAATCATGAATAAACTCTTTCTATTAGATCCACTGAATCCATTAAACCAGTACTTGTTGCTTATCAAACAGTTTTGTTGAATAGCCTTCTTTCACTACTACCTGGCAGGTCTTTACTTACTTTGCACACGATAACCTTTTTATATTTATGCGCCACAAACCCTCCTTCCTGATTTTCATAAGTGTACTCTTTTGTATGACCAGCTGTGATCAGATCCTTGATTTACTGGAAGAACACAAACCAGATGATCCTAAGATAGAATTGTTTGCTTCGGGACTTGTAGCTCCCTTAGGAATAGAAGTGGATACAAAAGGACAATTATGGGTAACTGAAGCCGGCACAGGAACAGCTAATAATGGAACACTTTCCTTTATTACACCTACAGGAATCGTACACCCAGTAGTGGAAGGTTTTCCATCCACGGTTAGTCCGGAAGGCGCTGTTTTTGGGCTCAATCACCTGCTGTTGAAAGGCGACACACTGTTTATGTTACATGGCACAGAGGGCAAACTCTATAAATTCAATATTTCAGAATATGCCCCTGGCGATGCGCCCTTACAAGCCAGCACTTTAGCCTATGAAGACATTGGTACGTTTGTGAAAGAATATTCTTTTGAAGAAGATACAGATGAAACTGACATTTTTAACCTGACAATCGGGCCTGAAGGAGATATTTTTATAGTAGATGCGGCTGCCAATGCGGTGATCAGAAGAGATGCGATCACTGGCCAGTTAAGTGTGTTTGCCAGTATTCCTCCCATTGATAACCCTTCCGGCGAACCGGTTCAGGTGCAAGCGGTGCCTACAGGTATTGTCTTTGATGGCCAGAAATTTCTGGTAGGTACTTTTACCGGTTTCCCGTTTCCTGCCGGAAAAGCTACTATCTATCAGGTTGATGTATATGGGAAAACCTCCGTTTACCAGAGCGGCCTGTCGGTTCTCACTGATATTGAATTAGGATTAGATCATAAACCCATCGTAACAGAATATGGCACTTTTACAGAAGAAGGTTTTGCTGCTAATTCTGGAAAGGTAATACGTTCAGCCAAGGGACAAAATAAGGCATTGCTTTCAGGTTTAAACTTTCCTAATTCCATTGAAAGAGGCGGGCTAAAAACCTATTATCTGGCCAATACCTTTGATGGGGAAATACAGAAAATTACTTTCTGAGGATAATCCTTAAGAAAGATTTTCAGTGGAAAGGCTCTATCTATGCAACTACTGAAAAGCAGTTATATCGGCCTGATCTGCTCCTGGTTCATTAAGTTTACTCTTTCCAGATGAGCCCATCCTGGCGAATGTGCCAGTTAAAAGTGCCTTTTTTACTTTTTGCTGTGATTTCGAATAAGCTTGGGGTACAAAATAGTTTTGGCTCAAACACATACTCTTTGATAGTTGGTGGAGCTACTTTTAAATCAGAAAGGTTAGTAGTATAACGTTTATGCTTTTTTTTCCATTGTTGTTGCGCATAATATAGCTGGCGAAGCGCCCACTTAATGGGTTCTTCGTCAGATGCTATAAAAGTATCCTGGCTGTTGCCTACCTTGTTCGTGGAAAATTGTACAAAACCCCAGCTTTCTGGGCGATGCATATTAATTACTCCCTGAGGAGACCATACCCAGTTATCTTCCGGATAGCTCTTGGAGGTGGCAGGATCAATCTTCTTTTGATGGTGCTGATTAATAATTTCTGTTTGCCATTCTACCCTTGAAAAATTTACGCGCCATTGCTCTCCATGTTCCGGTTTGCGGTTAGCAAAAGCCACTTCCTGTAATACATCCCAGGGGAAAGCCATTTCTATGGTCCAATATTGGTCTTTTGTAGCGGGATCATTTAATGAACCTTCTATATGAATGCCAGCTTTCAGTCCTTTTATATTCCAATGATTAATAGGTTTGCCGCCATCCCGGTAAGGTTTGGTAAGCAGCAGATCCCATTCGGTGCCAAGGGCATTAATTTCAAATTCCAGGTAATTATGCGTATCTCCATCCGGGTCAATAAAGACCTCAAAATCATTATCATGAAAAATAACTGATTCCCGCTCTGTTAACGTAGCCCAGATCTCGGGTTCGTATAGCTGGGCAGCTATATAAAAGTATTGCTGATCCCATAACATTTTTACTTGCGTTTTAAACCGGGGAGCAGGCTTCAGCGCACCTTCGATATCTACAAACTCTTTCGTCCAGCTGGCATTTGCCCAATCCTGTTCCGAAAGTTTGCCGTCTATTTGCAGAGGTGTATGGGTTTGATAACAGATATAATGTTCAGGAGAAAAACCTGGAGAAGACCCCTGTGCCAATAAGCTATAAGGAAGGAGGAGCAAAAATAACCGCTTCAGTAAAAATGATATCACCTTGCAAGTTTAATGAAAATACACACGCACAGGTAAAATGCCATGCTTTTAATGACCGAAAAATCTTCCCTGCGCATGAACTATCATCTATTCACAAAATACCTCACCCTATTTTGGCCTAATGCTTAATTTCGCTGAGCATTGGTTTTAAAAGAAACTTGTTTGATAATCAGCGCTATCGAACGGCCATTCCATTAACATATCAGTAACAAATATTCACCAGCTGTTAACACCTTTATTTTCTATTCTTTTCCATATTTGCTTAATGCGCTTACAATCAGTAAATGCAATTTCTCCTTCATAAACTATTCATCCCAATGCGTTTATTTCTCTGCCATGGCATTATTAACAACTTATAAGGATATATGATAGTCAGAATTTTATCGCGTTCCTATGAATAAACAGGCTACAGTACCACGTAGAGTATTCCTTAAAACAAGTGCTTTATTTGGCGGAGGGCTTTTGCTTTCCTTTTTCATTCCTGCTCAACCCAACAAAGTAACATCCGGTCCTATACCATTTACACCCAATACGCTTCTTCATATTGGGGAAGATGACAGCATACATATTATTCTGACCAAGGTAGAGATGGGACAAGGCATCGGCACAACTTTGGCTATGTTAATTGCTGAAGAGCTGGATTGCGATTGGAAAAAGATAAAAATCAGGCACAGCCCCGCAGGGAAACAGTTTGCTGACCCCGATTGGGGACAATCTACCGGAGGGTCTACATCAACTTTATCTGAGTTTGACCGCTATCGCCAGGTGGGTGCTACAGCCAGGGTTATGCTTATTGAAGCAGCGGCCAACAGGTTTGGTGTAAAACCAGCGGATTGTTCGACAGAGAATGGATATGTCATTATCAAAGGCAAAGAGATTCGCTATGGTGATTTAGCCTCAGAAGCGGCGGCAATACATGTTCCTGCAGTGCAACTCCGCCAGCCAAAAGAGTGGAGATACATCGGTAAATCCCAGAACCGATTAGATATCCCGGATAAGATAAATGGGAAAGCTATTTATGGTTTGGATATACATTTTTCAGGTTTGCTTACTGCAGTAGTGGCACATGCACCAATTTTTGGTGCAAAGGTAAAATCTTTTGATGCAAGCCGTGCCATGGCTATACAAGGTGTCCGGGATGTGATACAGATTCCTTCTGGCATTGCTGTACTGGGAGACCATTACTGGGCTGCTAAAATGGGCCGTGATGCCTTAAAAATTGAGTGGGAACTGGGAGAAAATGTAAAGATTAATACCCAATTACAGGTAGAAGAATACCGCAGGATTGCCAAAACACAAGGGACATACTCGCAACAAAAAGGAGATACATCTGCTGCCTTACAAAAAGCGTCTCATGTACTAGAAACCGAACATACAGTGCCTTACCTCGCTCATGCTCCGATGGAACCTTTAAATTGTACGGTCAAGCCAGGGAAAGATAGCTGCGAAATCTGGGTCGGAAACCAAAATCCTCTCTTGTTTCAACAGATTGTGGCAGACCTGTTAGGTATGAAGCCTGAACAGGTAAGTATCCATACCCCTGAGATCGGAGGTAGTTTTGGAAGAAAAGCATCATTTGATGCCGATTGGGTAGTAGAAGCTGTACACATTGCCAGGATTAGTGGAAAGGCTGTTAAACTGGTATGGTCGAGAGAGGATGATATCCGGGGCGGATATTATAGGCCACTCTATCTGCACAGGGCTGTTATTGGTATAGGAAACGATGGCTATCCTTCAGTATGGCAACACCATATTGTCGGACAATCCATCTTTGCTCATACGCCTCTGGACAAACTTATTATTAAAGATAGGATAGATTACAGTTCCGTTGGAGGTGTCCATGGATCACCCTACATAAATCCTGTTCCTAACCATAATGTTGCCTTACATACCACTACCGTAGGCGTACCGGTTTTATCCTGGCGATCAGTAGGACATAGCCATACTTGTTTTGTAATGGAAACCCTGATAGATGAACTGGCTTTTATGGCAGCAAAAGATCCACTCGATTACAGGTATGCATTGCTAAAAGACCATCCCCGCCATCTGGCAGTGCTTACATTAGCTGCGGAAAAGGCTGGATGGAGAAAGCCACTACCTCCTGGCATGTTTCGGGGAATAGCGGTACATGAAGCCATGGGCAGTTACGTTTCACAAGTAATAGAAATATCTATTCAGAATCGAAAGCTTCGAATTCACCGGGTGGTGTGTGCCATTGATTGCGGCCTTGTTGTAAACCCGGATGGCGTACGGGCACAAATGGAAGGTAGTATTGTATTTGCACTTACGGCCGCATTGTATGGGGAAATAACGTTAGAAAAAGGACAGGTAAAACAAAGCAATTTTCATGATTACCGCATGTTACGTATTCATGAAATGCCTGAAATTGAAATACATATTGTGCCTGGTACAAAAGGTATGGGTGGTGTAGGTGAACCTGGTGTTCCCCCGGTGGCTCCAGCTTTATTGAATGCCATTTTTGCAGCTACCGGAAAAAGGCTTCGACGTTTACCAGTCCGGATCGAGGATACAGATAAATAATATGGGATGATTAGTACACATGATTGCCCAGTATATAATCCCGTGTGCTTTCGGCAATGTCACTCACCCGGAGTATCAGTTCCTCGGCTACTTCCATATCTCTGAGGGTAGAAAGCAGATGCTCTTTTACCACATCAAAATGCAACTCATTTAACCCTATCTCCAGCAGATTTTTGTGGGCATCACTCATGCTTTTTCCACTATATTTCAGCGGCGCACCAAAAGCATATGCCAGAAAAGCTTTTTGTTTGGCATGCTGGGTTTTCATGTGCGTCCAGCGGAAAAAATGGCTAATGCGATCATCTGCCAGTACTTTGTTGTAAAAAATTTCTACGGCTGCGTCTACCGCATACATTCCTCCGATTTTCTCGAAAAGACTTTTGTCATCCATTGTGTTCATGATAATAAATTTTTAGTGAGGTAGCAGTCAATCTATCCGGTAGAGACCTTACACAACAACCTGGCGGTAGACAACAGAGATAAGTTCTTATAATATAAAAAGCCAGGATGTAAGTTGTGTCACCACTGTGAGGATGGTGACACAACTGAGAGGTGGAGTATTTTGATTATTTCAGATCTGACAGAAATTCATATACGCTAGCAATGCAAAATCAAGCAAGGTGCAGTACACTATATTATTTCTTTTTTCCTTCCAGCAGCCATCCTACATATACTATCTTCCATTGTCCGTTCTGCTTTTCCAGAAACCGGGTTTCCCGGCTGAGTCCAGGCATATCCATCACCGGCTCTCCGGTATCAGTGCCATACTGGTCGAACGTGACCCAGGCTGCATCCTGTAATATTCTCATATTGATGTTCTCTCTTTTTACATTCTGAGGGTTGGGTTCCGGAAATTCATCCATATACCCTTTGGTTCTGGACCTCTTTCTTCCCATCCTTTTACTACCGTTACCCCACCATCTTTCCACCATCCCATCGTCCGGATATAAGGTTCATGAACCCAGCAGGCAGCCCATTTCTCATAATCTTTATCCCAGAATGCCTTAGACTCATTTTCTATTACCTGTAAAATTTGTTCCCTTTCTTTTGGATAGTCTATAGTGTTGGGCTGGGTAGGTTTACTATTAAAAGAGGCCAAAGCGGCTAATAAGCCAAGACAGGTTACCAAAAGTGCAACGAAAGTTTTCATTTTTATTGATTGTTTTAGGGTTGATTAATTGCTTTTTGTTATTCTGTAAATATTGCAAGGGTAAACACCTCAGCATTGTTCTTTCCTGTCTCGCTAAAGAATATCCTTTATAACTGGACTATAAAATATCAGCTGACAGGTGATAATATATTTGTGACTGATTGAAATCGGCGTATACCTAATCATTAATGCTGCTGCCTGGTTTTGAAAGGATTCTCAGCTCATGTCTGCTGATATTATAAAGATAGATCAGGAAATTTTTTGTGATAACACCGGTCTCTCAGATATTACCACGTATGTAAAAAGGCAAAAAGTAGAGAAACTGTGTTATTAAATTATAATTGAGAATTTCTATTCGATTCACTCGACAGGAAAGTATTATTATGATGCCTGCTGTTTTACATATTCAGAAGGCAGCAATCCGAATTCCTCTCTGAAAGATTTTGAAAAATAAGACATGTTGCTGAATCCGGATAAATAGGCAGCTTCCGCTATCTGAAGGCCAGGTTGACCTAACAGGTCTGCGGCTCTTTTCAGCCGGATGGACCGGATAAAATCAGACGCCGACTGGCCGGTAAGGGCCTTGAGTTTCCGGTGGAGCTGCATCCGGCTCATGCCTATCTCTTTTTGAAGCATTTCTACGGTAAAGTTCTCATTCGCAATCTGATCTTCAATTATACGCACAGCCCGCTCTAAAAACTCAGCCTCCCGGTCTGGGATGGTCGGGGAGGTAGGTTGTAAAATTACTTCCCTGCTATATTTGACCCTCAGCCTGTTCCGCTGGGTGAGTAAACTGTTAATTATTGCCTGTAATTCTTCAAAGATGAATGGCTTCACCAGATATTGCTCTGCACCGGTAGAAAACCCTTCTCTTTTTGATGCGCCATCATCTTTAGCCGTAAGCATAATAATAGGAATGTGGCTAGTCATAGGGTTCTCCTTCAGGTACCGGGTTAGTGACATTCCGTCCATAACCGGCATGGTAATATCTGTAATGATCAGGTCAGGAACAGTTTTTATGGCCATACGCAGTGCCTCCTTTCCCTCTTTTGCCAGCCTCACCTGAAAGCTTTCCGCTAATTGCTGCCTGAGGTAATTTCTGAGTTCATCATGGTCTTCAACCAGTAAAATAGTTGGTTTGCTCGCATTTTCCTCCTCTTTTTCAACAGTCATTACACAATCTAGAGCCTGTACAGGTAAACTCAATTTTTCCTGCGACTGGCTTATCGTGATTCCTGTAAACGTGTGAGGGTAATTTTGCATAGGCTCATAAGCCAGGGGTAAGATTACTTCAAAGCAAGTGCCCTTACCTTCAGAACTTTTGAGGCTGATCGATCCTTTGCATAGATCGACCAATTCCTTTGTAAGCGCTAGTCCGATGCCGGTTCCCTCGAAAGACCTGGTTTGCAAATTGTCAATCTGGTAAAAACGGTCGAATATTTTATTTTGCAAATGTGCCGGAACGCCCAGTCCTGTATCAGTTACTACCATTTTAAGCTTATGATCCAGCTCAAAAGCTATCTCAATTTTTACTTTTCCACCTGGAGGAGTAAATTTAATGGCATTCGAAAGTAAATTATATACAATCTTCTCCAGTTTATCGGCATCAAAAGGCACCATAAGTTCCTGATCTGGAATGTCAATGATATACTCTATGCCTTTATTTGCGGCAAGTGCCTGAAAAGAACCGGCTGTATGGCTTAGGAAACTAATAATATTTCCATTGGTGAGTTCTACAGAGAGCATACCTACTTCGGCCTTAGCAAGGTCCAATAGTTGATTCACCAGTTTTAACAATTGGTGGGCATTCCGTTCCATCATCATCATTTCCTCTAATGAAATTTCCTCTTCTTTCTTCTGAAGCGGCGCCAGAATCAGGTGCAATGGCGTACGGAATTCATGAGAAATATTAGCAAAGAACTTAGATTTGATCTGGTCGAGTTTTTTAATGTGTTCGGCCTCCAGTTGCAGAAGTTTTGCTTTTTCTGCGGCTTCATCTGCCCTAGCTTTAGCTATTTTACTGCTGCAAATGGCTGCAATGGTTTGCAAGGCTTCCAGGTGGTGCTGCCGGAAGAAACCTTTTTCCGGATGCTCAGAATCAATCACACCGATCACCTTATCGTGGAGAAGTAAAGGCACAGTTAGTTCAGCATAGCGTATCTGGTCATCTACCAGATAACGGGAGTCAAGGGATGTGTCTTCAATCAGTTCTGCCCGGCCTGTCAAAGCCACACTTCCTACAATTCCTTTCCCTAATGGTATCTGAAGGGGTTCAAAGATGGTGTAATCCTGTGGGTTTTTAATGCCGTAGGCGGCTTTCTGCACCAATACGTTTTGCTGTTCATCCAGCAGGTAGATCACACAATCCACAAAACCCAAGCGGGAAATACAATTCTTGGCTACATCCCAGAGAATTTCCTCCACCGTATTTTTTCCGTAGAGTGAAGCTGCAAAATAATGAATGGTTTCGTCTATGTTCCGGCGGAACTGCAAATTCTGTAAAAGGGAGTATTGTTCATTCTCCAGTGAAAGTTTCAGGTTTTTATGTTTTAACTGATAGCGGTTGAGAAACAATATACCCATCAGGCAGCCGATCAGAAAAAAGGCAATCAGCCATAGCATAAGCATAATTAGTCGATTTAAATATCCTTGTTGCGGGTCCGGAAGGAAGTTTTGCAGGCCAGGTTATTAACTTTTGTCCTCAATAGTGACCGGCCTGCCAGGTAGGGAAGTTCTTCACAATAGGCTTTCCCAGGTGTATATGTCTGTTGATACAATAGTACCAGTACATCGCTTGTAGGAGAAATCCATATAAGAGAATTTTACAAAGCTTGTCCTGGCCAATCAAGGCAATTGGTTTGCTGATCAGCTTAACTTGATTTTCTGAAAATGTTTGAAGAAAAAGCTTTAAATAAATTCTCTTTCCAATACGCTGACTATGGCCGGAAAGGAAACAAACTATGAAGCACCTAATTGCCGCTTGAAATCTGCATGGTTCCAGGTGATGGTTATCTGGTCGATCAGGTTTTCATTATTTAAATGGAAAATGAAAATATGATCACTATCAAAAGAAAGGCCTTTGCTGGGAATATCCGCAAAATCTTTTGCCTGGGTTCCCCTGATCACCACCTGGCAACGAACCGTATCTTCGCCTTCAGCAATGGCGGCATCCAGGGTGTTATCAATATCCGGAAAGCAATCTATGAGTGCCGTCCAGATACCTTTGCCCAGTTGGCTGATGGTACCCTTGCCATTTTCACCCAGAGGGATAAAATGAACGGTGCCATCCGGTTCGCATAAGGAGAGCATCTTGTCAATATTCTTTTGCTGGTAAGCAAACAGGAATTCAACACAGGTATTTTTTAAGCTCAGGGTTTGTAGTTCTTTTGTTTTCATAAAAATAAATGTATTAGGTAGAATTTAAAATATTATTGGTTTTACTTGATTTGCTGAATTGTTATGTGTTGCCATTTAAACCATAGCTGATGCATTTAGGAATTAGCTGATGAGCACAATATGCAAGTTCCACTGTTTCCACAACCAATGGCTGCATATGGTTTTTAATCCCTTTTTATATACACAAAGATAAAGCGAATCCCTGACCGGGTATTGTAAGAATGCGGCAAGTTCATTGTAAAAATGCGGCAATTTTTATTTTAGCGTCTGGGAGACAGGCTTCCCACCAGGTGAACAAGTTCTTTGTTTTCCTCCAGATATTGCTGGGGCGTCCTTCCGGTAAACTCGATAAAATCTTTAATAAAATGAGACTGATCGTAGTAAGTAGACTGATTTAACAGCAAAGGCCAGTTCACTTTTTGTTTGCCTGCAATCTGATGAAAGAGATAAGCCATTCGCCGGATGCGGGCATAATATTTAGGGCTCAACCCCACTTTTTTAAAAAATTGACGCTCGAAATTCCTCCGGGACATGTATACTCCTTCCATCATCTCTTTTACATTCAACATGCCATTTTTTAACATAATCAAATCTGCCGCTTTGTCAATGAAGTCGGGCCTGGGCTGATTGGTTTGATAATAATGTAGGGTAAATGATTCGAGTAACTTTACCTTTTCGATTGCCTGGGAAGCACTGGCTAACAATGCTTTGTATTTGTGTATTAAAGTGGCTGGAAAAACCTGAGTCAAATCAATCCGCTCCTCAGTATATTGGTAGGTAGGCAGGTCAAATAAGGTGGCAAGGGCTGCCGGTTTCAATACAATGCCAGCCTGCGAAATAGTGCCTTGCAAAAAAAGTTTATAACTGTAAATAGCCTGTCCGGCAACAAATTGCTGAGGAACCAGTAATTTTTCGTACTTTTTATTTTGCAGGTAATAAGGATCACCGCCGTTAAATACAATGGAACAAAAACCACTGGGGGGTGATTCTACCATCAGATTGTCAATGGGTTGATTCTGGGAATCCCATATAAAGTAGCATTCTACAAAAGGTGCTAGTTCACTGCAAGGACTATATCTTTGATAGATCATGACAGATCCCGGAGAGAATAAATAAACGCAAAAAAGGCTGTTCAGAAAAGAAGACTAATATAAAGTAACAAAAACTCCTTTGAATTCGCTAACTAAACTTTGATTGTTTTAAACAGGGGTTGAAAAGGATCTATTATAAGGAGTAATGCCTGGTTTACTTTCCACTATTGTATCAATGCACACGGCATTATTAAGATAAGGATGCAGATGGTAAGCCAATGCCATACAGTAGTATTTTACTGTTAACCATTGCCGGTATTTTGTACTATATCATTACAAGTTATGATATACGAAACTAACAAATAAGCCCGATGAAACCTGAAAAAAAATACGGCCTATACCTGCTATTATATATCTTTTTCTGTGCATTATGTCTGCTACTGGATAGCTGTAGTATGAAAATCATCGCCTTTATAACAGTAGAATCTGAATTTGTCAGTTCTAACTTGCTATCTTTGAGAGGAGGATAATAGGTATATTTAGTGATAACGCGGTTCAATTCCCAATGCTTACCTCTGAAACAGGGGTAGGGGACTTATCTAGGATTCATGC from Rhodocytophaga rosea carries:
- a CDS encoding endonuclease/exonuclease/phosphatase family protein — protein: MKFSVATFNVENLITANRPIYEESHPRFTSQGYELKISWIKSQLLKMNADIIGFQEIFEEKALRDCLTGTTFENWHLFVAKPTGIRPVNAILSRFPILRAEVIEGIPFVFDFFDENALDPNLESTPILIPINRFSRGVLMAEIQLTARISMLVCVVHLKSKRPTLPEGITPDSASYFEAAKGKIRSLIRRGIESAGIRQILSDEIAKNESKPIIILGDLNDNDTAVTSQAILGEPPFHQLPVEEKINRWKHVFQNSKDVQARKSIENYHYTYIHNGHYESLDNIFISNHFAELNTKKIGRIIDVRLYNDHIIDKTISSDRKPFYVTDHGQVVANINLFEHENRSEQSNPIV
- a CDS encoding carbohydrate-binding family 9-like protein, with translation MISFLLKRLFLLLLPYSLLAQGSSPGFSPEHYICYQTHTPLQIDGKLSEQDWANASWTKEFVDIEGALKPAPRFKTQVKMLWDQQYFYIAAQLYEPEIWATLTERESVIFHDNDFEVFIDPDGDTHNYLEFEINALGTEWDLLLTKPYRDGGKPINHWNIKGLKAGIHIEGSLNDPATKDQYWTIEMAFPWDVLQEVAFANRKPEHGEQWRVNFSRVEWQTEIINQHHQKKIDPATSKSYPEDNWVWSPQGVINMHRPESWGFVQFSTNKVGNSQDTFIASDEEPIKWALRQLYYAQQQWKKKHKRYTTNLSDLKVAPPTIKEYVFEPKLFCTPSLFEITAKSKKGTFNWHIRQDGLIWKE
- a CDS encoding ScyD/ScyE family protein, translating into MRHKPSFLIFISVLFCMTSCDQILDLLEEHKPDDPKIELFASGLVAPLGIEVDTKGQLWVTEAGTGTANNGTLSFITPTGIVHPVVEGFPSTVSPEGAVFGLNHLLLKGDTLFMLHGTEGKLYKFNISEYAPGDAPLQASTLAYEDIGTFVKEYSFEEDTDETDIFNLTIGPEGDIFIVDAAANAVIRRDAITGQLSVFASIPPIDNPSGEPVQVQAVPTGIVFDGQKFLVGTFTGFPFPAGKATIYQVDVYGKTSVYQSGLSVLTDIELGLDHKPIVTEYGTFTEEGFAANSGKVIRSAKGQNKALLSGLNFPNSIERGGLKTYYLANTFDGEIQKITF
- a CDS encoding xanthine dehydrogenase family protein molybdopterin-binding subunit, whose amino-acid sequence is MNKQATVPRRVFLKTSALFGGGLLLSFFIPAQPNKVTSGPIPFTPNTLLHIGEDDSIHIILTKVEMGQGIGTTLAMLIAEELDCDWKKIKIRHSPAGKQFADPDWGQSTGGSTSTLSEFDRYRQVGATARVMLIEAAANRFGVKPADCSTENGYVIIKGKEIRYGDLASEAAAIHVPAVQLRQPKEWRYIGKSQNRLDIPDKINGKAIYGLDIHFSGLLTAVVAHAPIFGAKVKSFDASRAMAIQGVRDVIQIPSGIAVLGDHYWAAKMGRDALKIEWELGENVKINTQLQVEEYRRIAKTQGTYSQQKGDTSAALQKASHVLETEHTVPYLAHAPMEPLNCTVKPGKDSCEIWVGNQNPLLFQQIVADLLGMKPEQVSIHTPEIGGSFGRKASFDADWVVEAVHIARISGKAVKLVWSREDDIRGGYYRPLYLHRAVIGIGNDGYPSVWQHHIVGQSIFAHTPLDKLIIKDRIDYSSVGGVHGSPYINPVPNHNVALHTTTVGVPVLSWRSVGHSHTCFVMETLIDELAFMAAKDPLDYRYALLKDHPRHLAVLTLAAEKAGWRKPLPPGMFRGIAVHEAMGSYVSQVIEISIQNRKLRIHRVVCAIDCGLVVNPDGVRAQMEGSIVFALTAALYGEITLEKGQVKQSNFHDYRMLRIHEMPEIEIHIVPGTKGMGGVGEPGVPPVAPALLNAIFAATGKRLRRLPVRIEDTDK
- a CDS encoding group I truncated hemoglobin, which gives rise to MNTMDDKSLFEKIGGMYAVDAAVEIFYNKVLADDRISHFFRWTHMKTQHAKQKAFLAYAFGAPLKYSGKSMSDAHKNLLEIGLNELHFDVVKEHLLSTLRDMEVAEELILRVSDIAESTRDYILGNHVY
- a CDS encoding ATP-binding protein — protein: MLMLWLIAFFLIGCLMGILFLNRYQLKHKNLKLSLENEQYSLLQNLQFRRNIDETIHYFAASLYGKNTVEEILWDVAKNCISRLGFVDCVIYLLDEQQNVLVQKAAYGIKNPQDYTIFEPLQIPLGKGIVGSVALTGRAELIEDTSLDSRYLVDDQIRYAELTVPLLLHDKVIGVIDSEHPEKGFFRQHHLEALQTIAAICSSKIAKARADEAAEKAKLLQLEAEHIKKLDQIKSKFFANISHEFRTPLHLILAPLQKKEEEISLEEMMMMERNAHQLLKLVNQLLDLAKAEVGMLSVELTNGNIISFLSHTAGSFQALAANKGIEYIIDIPDQELMVPFDADKLEKIVYNLLSNAIKFTPPGGKVKIEIAFELDHKLKMVVTDTGLGVPAHLQNKIFDRFYQIDNLQTRSFEGTGIGLALTKELVDLCKGSISLKSSEGKGTCFEVILPLAYEPMQNYPHTFTGITISQSQEKLSLPVQALDCVMTVEKEEENASKPTILLVEDHDELRNYLRQQLAESFQVRLAKEGKEALRMAIKTVPDLIITDITMPVMDGMSLTRYLKENPMTSHIPIIMLTAKDDGASKREGFSTGAEQYLVKPFIFEELQAIINSLLTQRNRLRVKYSREVILQPTSPTIPDREAEFLERAVRIIEDQIANENFTVEMLQKEIGMSRMQLHRKLKALTGQSASDFIRSIRLKRAADLLGQPGLQIAEAAYLSGFSNMSYFSKSFREEFGLLPSEYVKQQAS